Proteins encoded in a region of the Triticum dicoccoides isolate Atlit2015 ecotype Zavitan chromosome 3A, WEW_v2.0, whole genome shotgun sequence genome:
- the LOC119271435 gene encoding CASP-like protein 1C1: MAKARRFVVLALRIATAAAAGVAAIVMATSHKTTTVFGVQVQAKFQYTPSFVFFVAANVVACAYSLLAILVPPASPAARHVLVADAVLGMVLTGAGAAAAAISALGKNGNSHAGWQPICGLVPTFCDHVTGALACGFVAVVLHLLVVLHSIYTMNS; encoded by the exons ATGGCGAAAGCACGGCGGTTCGTCGTCCTCGCGCTCAGGatcgcgacggcggcggcggccggcgtcgcGGCGATTGTCATGGCGACGAGCCACAAGACGACCACCGTCTTCGGCGTACAGGTGCAGGCCAAGTTCCAATACACGCCGTCGTTCGT GTTCTTCGTGGCCGCCAATGTCGTCGCGTGCGCCTACAGCCTCCTCGCCATCCTCGTGCCGCCGGCGAGCCCCGCCGCGAGGCACGTCCTCGTGGCCGACGCG GTGCTGGGCATGGTGCTCACCGGCGCCGGCGCGGCCGCGGCCGCCATATCGGCCCTGGGGAAGAACGGGAACAGCCACGCCGGCTGGCAGCCGATCTGCGGGCTAGTACCCACTTTCTGCGACCATGTCACGGGGGCTCTCGCATGTGGCTTCGTTGCGGTCGTCCTCCACTTACTCGTCGTTCTCCATTCCATTTACACCATGAACAGCTAG